The Trichocoleus desertorum ATA4-8-CV12 nucleotide sequence CCTGCCAAGAACGCACCCACAATCTTCTCAACCCCGATCAGTTGTGCCCCTAGAGAAGCCAGGAAAATGGCTAATAAGACGAATAAAAACTGATTGCCTTCGTCATCTCCAGTACGCTTGAAGAATTGCCGACCTGCCCAATCAAACCCAAATAGCACTACAACTGAGTAAATTGCTAGGGAACCGAGCAAGATGGCTAGCTTGGTAGCATTAAAGTCACCCTGATTGATGCCAATACAAATTGCCAGAACTAATAGTGAGCCAACATCGGTAAAAATAGTTGCTCCAATTGTAACCGTGACCGCCTCATTGGACACCACACCTAAGCGGCTGACCATTGGGTAGGCTAGCAAAGTGTGGGAAGCAAACAGCGAACCGATTAAGACCGAAGCGTTCCAGTCAAAGCCAAATAGACGACCCACAGCGGTGCCAAAGATCAGGGGTATCGCAAAGGTCAGGCTACCGAAGCCAATGGAGCGGTATTTTTTGCGCCGGAACTCCTCAATATCGACTTCCAGACCTGACACAAACATCAGATACAACAGCCCAATTTCGGCTAGCAGGCTTATAGTTTCTGAGCCTTTTTGCAGCAAGTGCAAGCCATTTGGCCCTAAAATTACCCCTGCTGCCAGTAGCCCTACCAATCCTGGTATGCGGAACCGCTCTACGAGGATGGGTACAGTCAAAATTACTGTTAAGAGAACCGCAAACGAAACGATGGGTTCCTCAAAAAATTTCAAAATCGATTCCATAGAGCGTCCATTAAAGTGAATGAGTGTCAGCAACTCTCAGGCAGGGTGGCAGAAAACTCTGCTCACATACTGACTTGTCCGCATCATTCAAAACCTTAAGGCTCTAAGGGAAGAAGAAGAAAATACCTATAGATGGATCTGACTCAAAATTACTCGTAGGCGATCGTAATCATCTTTGAGTAACACGCTCAAAGTGCGTCCTGCATTCACTAGCCAGGTGCGATCGGCTTGACGCAGTTGATAAATCTCTCGAATCGCCGCTGCGGTTAAAGCATCCACGGGAGCTCCATTCACTTGCAGCAAAACCCTTAAAAAATCTAGCTTTTCGCTAAAGTGCAGTACTTCTTGGGGTTCGCAGGTGTAAACTGCTTGGTGGATCTGTGGTGGGCGAGGGGGTAGGTGCTGATAAATAGTTTCACTCAGCTGTTGCGTGCCACTCACTCCAGGTTGACAAGGTCGAAACCCAACGATCGCGGCCCGAAATTCTGTCTTGAGCATGGCAAAAATCTGGGGTTGCTGTTCGCGCAAGTCTTGCAACGATAGCCCTAAAGCTCGCGCTCGATGCACTGAATCAATTGGGCTAGTCGTGGCGTGATACACCACTGCATAAACTTGATTTCCCGATTCCTCATCAACAGAGCGCACCCAACTGCCAAAAGCTGGCATAACCGGAAAACTTAAGTCTTCCGGTTCTAAGCACTGCGCCAAAAACTCAGTCGTTGCCGTTTCAATCACTTCCGCGATGTGATTAGGCGGACGATTTTGATGGGCGAATTGAGGGAGGGGCAACCGCATGGATGCTACTTCGCTTTCTTACGACCTGCAGTGGCATCTACTAGCTCTAACTGCGATAAGCGGAACGTGACTAACTTGTCCCAGTTACCTCCTTCAAACAACACAGCTACCTTGCCATCGGTTACGCGCTGCACCAGACCTTGGAAGCCGTAATAGATATCATTGGGGCTGATCACCCGAACTGCTGAACCAGGAAAAATCATAGTATTCAGTAAGTAGGATGGAGTGAAGTTTGCTGCTTTTCT carries:
- a CDS encoding DUF3252 domain-containing protein, producing MIFPGSAVRVISPNDIYYGFQGLVQRVTDGKVAVLFEGGNWDKLVTFRLSQLELVDATAGRKKAK